In one Rhodococcus sp. B50 genomic region, the following are encoded:
- the fabG gene encoding 3-oxoacyl-ACP reductase FabG, with amino-acid sequence MSLLENRTAVITGGAQGIGFAIAQQFVDAGARVVIGDLDLDAATAAAEKLGGRDVARAVRANVVESTDWDTLLAEAVDGFGSLDVVVNNAGITRDATMRTMTEEDFDLVISVHLKGTWHGTRKASAIMREAKRGAIVNISSLSGKVGMVGQTNYSAAKAGIVGLTKAAAKEMAHHGVRVNAIQPGLIRSAMTEAMPQKAWDQKMSEIPMGRPGEVDEIASVALFLASDMSSYMTGTVLEVTGGRFM; translated from the coding sequence CGCACTGCCGTGATCACCGGTGGCGCTCAGGGAATCGGCTTCGCGATCGCGCAGCAGTTCGTCGACGCGGGCGCTCGCGTGGTCATCGGCGATCTCGATCTCGACGCCGCCACCGCCGCCGCGGAGAAGCTCGGCGGCCGCGACGTAGCCCGCGCGGTGCGTGCCAACGTCGTCGAATCCACAGACTGGGACACCCTCCTCGCCGAGGCCGTCGACGGATTCGGCTCGCTCGACGTGGTGGTCAACAACGCCGGCATCACCCGCGACGCCACCATGCGCACCATGACCGAGGAAGACTTCGACCTCGTGATCTCCGTGCACCTCAAGGGCACCTGGCACGGCACCCGCAAGGCGTCGGCGATCATGCGTGAGGCCAAGCGTGGCGCGATCGTCAACATCTCGTCGCTGTCCGGCAAGGTCGGCATGGTCGGCCAGACCAACTACTCCGCGGCCAAAGCCGGCATCGTCGGCCTGACCAAGGCCGCCGCCAAGGAGATGGCTCACCACGGTGTGCGCGTCAACGCGATCCAGCCCGGCCTGATCCGCTCGGCGATGACCGAAGCGATGCCGCAGAAGGCATGGGATCAGAAGATGAGCGAGATCCCGATGGGCCGCCCCGGCGAGGTCGACGAGATCGCCTCCGTCGCACTGTTCCTCGCATCCGATATGTCCTCCTACATGACCGGCACCGTCCTCGAGGTCACCGGCGGCCGCTTCATGTGA
- a CDS encoding acetyl-CoA C-acetyltransferase, whose amino-acid sequence MREVVICEPVRTPIGRYGGMFKSLTAVDLGVAALKGLLERTGVAPEQVQDVILGHCNGNSEAPAIGRVVALDAGLPITVPGMHIDRRCGSGLQAVIQAAFQVGNGDHDLVVAGGTESMSNAAFYSTDIRWGGARTGVQMHDGLVRARSTAGGRFYPVPGGMIETAENLRREYSISRDEQDELALNSHLRAVDAQKNGILAEEIIPVTVSSRKGDEVIDTDEHPRPDISLETLAELKPIMGKQDPEATVTAGNASGQNDAASMAIVTTPEKAAELGLTPLVRFVSWGVAGVEPKVMGIGPVPATEVALAKAGITLADVDLIELNEAFAAQALAVTREWKFGKADFERTNVHGSGISLGHPVGATGGRMLATLARELQRREARYGLETMCIGGGQGLAAIFERVA is encoded by the coding sequence ATGCGCGAAGTTGTCATCTGCGAGCCGGTCCGCACCCCGATCGGCCGCTACGGCGGAATGTTCAAGTCCCTCACCGCGGTCGACCTCGGTGTCGCGGCGCTGAAGGGTCTGCTCGAGCGCACCGGTGTTGCGCCCGAACAGGTTCAGGACGTCATCCTCGGTCACTGCAACGGCAACAGCGAGGCCCCGGCCATCGGCCGCGTCGTCGCCCTCGATGCCGGTCTGCCGATCACGGTGCCCGGCATGCACATCGACCGTCGTTGCGGTTCGGGCTTGCAGGCCGTCATCCAGGCCGCCTTCCAGGTCGGTAACGGCGACCACGATCTCGTCGTCGCCGGTGGCACCGAGTCGATGAGCAACGCGGCGTTCTACTCCACCGACATCCGCTGGGGCGGCGCCCGCACCGGTGTGCAGATGCACGACGGCCTGGTCCGTGCCCGCTCGACCGCCGGCGGCCGCTTCTACCCGGTTCCCGGCGGCATGATCGAGACCGCCGAGAATCTGCGTCGCGAGTACTCGATCTCCCGCGACGAGCAGGACGAGCTGGCCCTGAATTCGCACCTGCGTGCCGTCGACGCCCAGAAGAACGGGATCCTCGCCGAGGAGATCATCCCCGTCACGGTCAGCAGCCGTAAGGGCGACGAGGTCATCGACACCGACGAGCACCCGCGCCCGGACATCAGCCTGGAGACCCTGGCCGAGCTGAAGCCGATCATGGGCAAGCAGGACCCCGAGGCCACCGTCACCGCCGGCAATGCCAGCGGCCAGAACGACGCTGCGTCCATGGCGATCGTCACCACCCCGGAGAAGGCCGCCGAGCTGGGCCTGACCCCGCTGGTGCGGTTCGTCTCCTGGGGCGTCGCCGGTGTCGAGCCCAAGGTCATGGGCATCGGCCCCGTGCCGGCCACCGAGGTCGCCCTCGCCAAGGCCGGGATCACTCTCGCCGACGTCGACCTCATCGAGCTCAATGAGGCGTTCGCCGCGCAGGCCCTCGCGGTGACCCGCGAATGGAAGTTCGGCAAGGCCGACTTCGAGCGCACCAACGTCCACGGCTCCGGCATCTCGCTCGGCCACCCGGTCGGCGCGACCGGCGGACGCATGCTTGCCACCCTCGCCCGCGAGCTGCAGCGTCGCGAGGCCCGCTACGGCCTCGAGACCATGTGCATCGGTGGTGGTCAGGGCCTGGCCGCGATCTTCGAGCGCGTCGCATAA
- a CDS encoding class I SAM-dependent methyltransferase, which yields MIRMSISTSSLHLDSADAFAQRVLDSVLGTMDTLSILVGDRLGWYRSLADDGPATADELAERTGTHPRYTREWLEQQAVTGLLDVDDGDPPRFGLSLAGREVLTDPHSLSYMAPLARMIVGATMQLPGLLEAYRNGGGVSWSQFGRDVCESQADANRPLFEQALPDALRSVPEVDGVLGQPGAQIADIGCGGGWSTITIARTYPDAKVHGFDIDAPSVEMARSNLAGNADVAERVTFTQCDASELPEGNFDAAFAFECVHDMPQPVEVLAAVRRSLAPGGFMIVMDEAVAETFTAPGDDVERLMYGYSLTICLPDGMSHAPSAATGTVMRPATLRRYALDAGFTEVEVLPIEDFGFFRFYLLRTG from the coding sequence ATGATCCGTATGTCCATTTCGACCTCGTCGCTCCACCTCGACTCCGCCGACGCCTTCGCGCAGCGCGTCCTCGATTCCGTCCTCGGCACCATGGACACCCTTTCGATCCTGGTCGGCGACCGTCTCGGCTGGTACCGCAGCCTCGCCGACGACGGACCTGCCACCGCCGACGAACTGGCCGAACGCACCGGAACCCATCCGCGGTACACCCGTGAGTGGCTCGAGCAGCAGGCCGTCACCGGTCTGCTCGACGTCGACGACGGTGATCCACCGCGTTTCGGGCTTTCCCTCGCCGGTCGCGAAGTACTCACCGATCCACACAGCCTGTCGTACATGGCGCCGCTCGCCCGGATGATCGTCGGCGCGACGATGCAGCTGCCCGGCCTGCTCGAGGCGTACCGGAACGGTGGTGGGGTGAGTTGGAGCCAGTTCGGTCGCGACGTGTGCGAATCGCAGGCCGACGCGAACAGGCCGTTGTTCGAGCAGGCGTTGCCCGACGCTCTGCGCTCGGTGCCCGAGGTCGATGGGGTGCTCGGACAGCCGGGCGCGCAGATCGCCGACATCGGCTGCGGCGGTGGATGGTCGACGATCACGATCGCGCGGACCTATCCGGATGCGAAGGTGCACGGCTTCGACATCGACGCTCCGTCGGTCGAGATGGCCCGGTCGAACCTCGCGGGGAACGCCGATGTGGCGGAGCGTGTCACGTTCACGCAGTGCGACGCATCCGAGCTTCCTGAAGGAAACTTCGACGCCGCCTTCGCCTTCGAGTGTGTTCACGACATGCCGCAACCGGTGGAGGTACTGGCAGCGGTGCGGCGTTCGCTCGCACCGGGCGGCTTCATGATCGTCATGGACGAAGCGGTTGCCGAGACCTTCACCGCCCCCGGCGACGACGTCGAACGGCTCATGTACGGCTACAGCCTCACCATCTGCCTCCCCGACGGCATGAGCCACGCACCGAGCGCCGCGACGGGCACCGTCATGCGCCCCGCCACACTGCGGCGCTATGCACTCGACGCCGGTTTCACCGAAGTCGAGGTGCTGCCCATCGAGGACTTCGGGTTCTTCCGCTTCTACCTGCTCCGCACCGGATAG